In Candidatus Nitrosarchaeum limnium SFB1, the following proteins share a genomic window:
- a CDS encoding NAD-dependent epimerase/dehydratase, whose translation MTNVLITGITGQDGAYLAKFLLQKGNKVFGTYRRQSSSNFWRLHYLDIFNKINLIPADVLDSTSIYRALEESNPKEIYHLAAQSFVAASFDQPIYTSDVTGFGPVRILDEILKFNRKIKFYQASSSEMFGSEKSHIKTETTPFMPSSPYAIAKLYAYWQTKLYRKAYGIFTVNGILFNHESPLRGLEFVTRKISNEVAKISLGLSKKLELGNILAKRDWGYAPEYVEGIWKSLQIKNPDDFILATNESHSVKEFVEKACQIADVSTKYLKITKSNLRPFDVNHLKGDYSKAKRKLGWKPKIKFNDLVKIMVEEDIHRWEQRMKGEYLPWDAGNS comes from the coding sequence ATGACTAATGTTTTGATTACTGGTATTACAGGACAAGATGGAGCATATCTTGCAAAATTTTTATTACAAAAAGGCAACAAAGTTTTCGGTACATATCGAAGACAATCATCAAGTAATTTTTGGAGATTACACTATCTTGATATTTTTAATAAAATTAATTTGATTCCTGCCGATGTATTGGATTCAACATCAATATATCGTGCACTTGAGGAATCAAATCCAAAAGAAATTTATCATTTAGCAGCACAAAGTTTTGTAGCAGCATCATTTGATCAACCAATATACACTAGTGATGTAACTGGGTTTGGTCCAGTTAGAATTTTAGATGAAATTTTAAAATTTAATAGAAAAATTAAATTCTATCAAGCATCATCAAGTGAAATGTTTGGCTCAGAAAAATCACATATAAAAACAGAAACAACACCATTTATGCCGTCAAGTCCATACGCAATTGCAAAACTCTATGCTTATTGGCAAACTAAACTTTATCGAAAAGCATACGGTATTTTTACAGTTAATGGAATACTATTTAATCACGAATCCCCTTTACGCGGTTTAGAATTTGTTACAAGAAAAATCTCAAATGAAGTTGCCAAAATATCACTTGGACTTTCTAAAAAACTAGAATTAGGAAATATTTTAGCAAAAAGAGATTGGGGATACGCACCTGAATATGTTGAAGGTATTTGGAAGTCATTACAGATCAAAAATCCAGACGATTTTATTTTAGCTACAAATGAATCACACTCTGTAAAAGAATTCGTAGAAAAAGCTTGCCAAATTGCAGATGTCTCAACTAAATATTTGAAAATAACTAAGAGTAATTTAAGACCATTTGACGTTAATCATCTCAAAGGTGATTATTCTAAAGCAAAAAGGAAATTAGGTTGGAAGCCAAAAATAAAATTCAATGATCTAGTCAAGATCATGGTAGAAGAAGATATTCACAGATGGGAACAACGAATGAAAGGAGAATACTTACCATGGGATGCAGGTAATTCATAA
- a CDS encoding nucleoside-diphosphate-sugar epimerase has product MREILVTGSSGFIGNYLVHQLLNQNYKVFGISKRKQKSFENFISHSVDISKVTNSKLRNNFSKIIHMAALSDVDYCNLNPSKCYEINVNGTQNMLEIARKNDSEFIFLSSSHVYGNSKNIPISETESNSPLSHYAASKKMSEILCETYSLTYGLDIRIARIFSVYGPNSSKSNLVFNIINQVIHNSQITLGNTTPKRDFIFIDDVIRGLLSIINSKKKGYNVYNLGTGRSTSIIDLINMILDFSNKKMRVISKKDKIRKNDVFDVCANISKMSSNFNWKPQVTLKKGLEITCKYYN; this is encoded by the coding sequence TTGAGAGAAATACTTGTAACAGGTTCTAGTGGATTTATTGGGAATTATTTAGTACATCAACTTCTAAATCAAAATTACAAAGTATTTGGAATATCTAAAAGAAAACAAAAATCATTTGAGAATTTTATTTCACATAGTGTGGATATAAGTAAAGTTACCAATTCAAAGTTACGAAATAATTTTTCAAAGATTATTCATATGGCTGCTTTAAGTGATGTGGATTATTGTAATCTTAATCCATCAAAATGTTATGAGATTAATGTAAATGGTACTCAAAACATGTTGGAAATAGCAAGAAAAAATGATTCTGAATTCATTTTTTTGAGTTCTAGTCATGTATATGGAAATTCAAAAAACATACCAATTTCTGAGACTGAATCAAATTCACCCTTATCTCATTATGCAGCAAGTAAGAAAATGAGTGAAATATTATGTGAAACATATTCTTTGACTTATGGTTTGGATATACGTATTGCAAGAATATTTTCAGTTTATGGACCTAACAGTTCAAAATCAAATCTTGTTTTTAATATTATTAATCAAGTCATACACAATTCACAAATTACACTTGGAAATACAACACCAAAAAGAGATTTTATTTTCATTGATGATGTGATAAGAGGTTTGTTGAGTATTATTAATTCAAAGAAAAAAGGATACAACGTATACAATCTTGGAACTGGAAGAAGTACTTCCATAATAGATTTAATCAATATGATTCTTGATTTTTCTAATAAAAAAATGCGTGTCATATCAAAAAAAGATAAAATCCGAAAAAACGATGTGTTTGATGTTTGTGCCAATATTTCTAAAATGAGTTCTAATTTTAATTGGAAACCACAAGTTACGTTAAAGAAAGGATTAGAAATTACGTGTAAATATTATAATTAA
- a CDS encoding polysaccharide biosynthesis protein CapD, producing MSSILKNRNILVTGGSGSIGQSIVTKSLEDKAKSIKVFSNDENGLYEMEQVFTDKKIEFIIGDIRNSETVNSIVKGTDIIFHAAALKHVDRCELNPFEAFTVNIVGTNNVVKAAVNENVKKVISISTDKAVNPIGVMGATKLLGEKLLSAEAFHNKSNTVFASVRFGNVFHTRGSILPRIENQIKKGGPITLTDHRMKRFFMTKNDAVKLIVNATSLATGGEIFILKMPLLYLKDLFEVMKEILAPKYGFKPTQIKTKYIGIRPGEKLTEYLLTDFEMEHVLETKDFFILPSLFESISKSRYLGAKKPDNLHNYFEKMKPINIKEISKMLKTVYD from the coding sequence ATGTCTTCAATTCTAAAAAATAGAAATATTCTTGTTACAGGAGGTTCTGGTTCTATTGGTCAATCCATTGTAACAAAATCTTTGGAAGACAAAGCAAAATCCATCAAAGTTTTCAGCAATGATGAAAATGGATTATATGAAATGGAACAAGTTTTTACTGATAAAAAAATTGAATTCATTATAGGTGACATACGAAATTCTGAAACTGTAAATTCTATTGTCAAAGGTACTGACATAATTTTTCATGCAGCAGCTTTAAAGCATGTTGATAGATGCGAGTTAAACCCTTTTGAAGCTTTTACTGTCAATATTGTTGGAACAAATAATGTTGTGAAAGCAGCTGTAAATGAAAATGTTAAAAAAGTTATTTCTATTAGTACTGATAAAGCAGTTAATCCAATAGGAGTAATGGGCGCAACCAAATTATTAGGAGAGAAGCTACTGTCTGCAGAAGCATTTCATAACAAATCCAATACCGTTTTTGCGTCAGTTAGGTTTGGTAATGTTTTTCATACTAGAGGCTCAATTTTGCCAAGAATAGAAAATCAAATCAAGAAAGGAGGACCAATCACACTCACTGATCACAGAATGAAACGATTTTTCATGACTAAAAACGATGCTGTTAAATTAATTGTAAATGCAACTAGTCTTGCTACGGGAGGAGAAATTTTCATTCTTAAAATGCCATTGTTGTATCTTAAAGATCTTTTTGAAGTGATGAAAGAAATTTTAGCTCCAAAATATGGATTCAAACCGACTCAAATCAAAACTAAATACATTGGAATCAGACCAGGTGAAAAACTAACCGAATACCTTCTTACTGATTTTGAAATGGAACATGTTTTAGAAACCAAAGATTTTTTTATATTGCCATCTCTTTTTGAGTCAATTTCCAAATCAAGATATCTTGGTGCCAAGAAACCAGACAACCTCCATAACTATTTTGAAAAAATGAAACCAATTAACATTAAGGAAATATCAAAAATGCTAAAAACTGTTTATGATTAA
- a CDS encoding Nucleoside-diphosphate-sugar epimerase has product MGKILVTGSSGFIGKKIVKRLDKSKIIIDSNNSERINLQNREQVMKLDSADTVIHLGGKTPQNELKWSEYFDNNVIGTLNVLEYCIQKKVKRLIYVSSYVYGNPKYCPVDEKHPINPHNAYTESKYLGERLCEFYCNKSELNLIILRPFNIFGESMREGFLITNLIDSVKTGEKITVINKNSKRDFLYVDDFVDLIIKLIDYDFKFEIFNVGAGKSYSFEEIIKKIEKITSQKINVNYQENKEIFIDNITSDISKIKNIINWQPKIKFNEGLEKILKTQSY; this is encoded by the coding sequence ATGGGTAAAATACTAGTTACGGGGTCATCTGGATTTATTGGAAAAAAAATTGTAAAACGATTAGATAAATCTAAAATAATAATAGATTCAAATAATTCTGAACGCATAAACTTACAAAATAGAGAACAAGTAATGAAATTAGATTCAGCAGATACCGTAATTCATCTAGGTGGAAAAACACCACAAAATGAACTAAAATGGAGTGAATATTTTGATAATAATGTAATAGGAACACTAAATGTTTTAGAATATTGCATTCAAAAGAAAGTAAAAAGATTGATTTATGTTAGCAGTTATGTTTACGGTAATCCAAAATATTGTCCTGTTGATGAAAAACACCCTATTAATCCGCATAATGCTTATACTGAAAGTAAATATCTTGGAGAAAGATTATGTGAGTTTTATTGCAATAAATCAGAACTTAATTTAATTATACTAAGACCATTCAATATTTTTGGGGAATCCATGCGAGAGGGTTTTTTGATAACTAATTTAATAGATTCAGTAAAAACAGGGGAAAAAATAACTGTTATCAATAAAAATAGTAAAAGAGATTTTTTGTATGTTGATGATTTTGTGGATTTAATTATAAAATTGATTGATTATGATTTTAAATTTGAGATTTTTAATGTAGGTGCAGGGAAATCATATTCATTTGAAGAAATAATTAAGAAGATTGAAAAAATAACATCACAAAAAATAAACGTGAATTATCAAGAAAATAAGGAAATTTTTATTGACAACATAACATCAGACATATCAAAGATTAAAAATATAATAAATTGGCAACCTAAAATAAAATTTAATGAAGGTCTAGAAAAAATACTAAAAACACAATCATATTGA
- a CDS encoding glycosyl transferase group 1 yields MKILLISPTLQGIGGIAQHVRDLIKFLKEHGHDVDVISSENIPTIPFKKLKNPSFLFFSFFKTKFMKNYDIVHAQHPIAALAMRNVSGKKILTIHGIYSEQIGMLHGTLISKLSNRFEKSAFKWANAVTAGSKEAFEYYSKLGHKVFFVPNAIDIKSLPLGFDTRYEKQIIFAGRLSKEKGILTILETAKNLPKDVHLIIVGAGPEENVVTEYAKNSDNIHFLGYQPKEKTIPLIRGSILLIQPSFAEGISATLLESMACKTPIIATNIGGNKELFIHNKTGILIEPGNSNELLKEIMRMLNDQNLREEITRSAYDTVQKYDWSNVGQLYLNLYKQLQS; encoded by the coding sequence TTGAAAATTCTTCTCATTTCTCCAACATTACAAGGTATAGGAGGAATAGCACAACACGTACGTGATTTAATAAAATTTTTAAAAGAACATGGACATGACGTTGATGTAATTTCCTCAGAAAACATACCTACAATTCCATTTAAAAAACTTAAAAATCCAAGTTTTTTATTTTTCTCTTTTTTTAAAACAAAATTTATGAAAAATTATGATATAGTTCATGCACAACATCCAATAGCCGCACTTGCAATGAGAAATGTTTCTGGAAAAAAAATTCTTACAATACATGGTATTTACAGTGAACAAATTGGAATGCTACATGGAACATTAATTTCAAAACTTTCCAACAGGTTTGAAAAAAGTGCATTTAAGTGGGCTAATGCAGTTACAGCAGGTTCTAAGGAAGCTTTTGAATATTACAGTAAACTAGGTCACAAAGTGTTTTTTGTTCCAAATGCAATTGATATTAAATCATTACCATTAGGTTTTGATACCAGATATGAAAAACAAATAATTTTTGCAGGTAGATTATCAAAGGAAAAAGGAATATTGACAATATTGGAAACTGCAAAAAATCTTCCTAAAGATGTTCACTTGATAATTGTAGGTGCTGGACCAGAGGAAAATGTTGTAACTGAATATGCAAAAAATTCTGATAATATACATTTTCTAGGCTATCAACCAAAAGAAAAAACCATCCCGCTGATTCGAGGCTCAATTCTATTAATTCAACCTTCATTTGCAGAGGGTATCAGTGCTACATTACTTGAATCAATGGCATGTAAAACACCGATAATTGCTACCAATATTGGAGGAAATAAGGAACTGTTTATTCATAATAAAACAGGAATACTGATAGAGCCTGGAAATTCAAATGAATTACTCAAAGAGATAATGCGTATGTTAAATGATCAAAATCTAAGAGAAGAAATTACTAGATCTGCTTATGACACAGTACAGAAATATGATTGGTCAAATGTAGGACAACTTTATCTTAACTTGTACAAACAATTACAATCATAA
- a CDS encoding radical SAM domain-containing protein yields MALIQISNQSTKSLGKKSTIRFTQSICPDCNMILDAEVFERDDKVYMSKICPTHGECEELYFGSYQMYKKFSTYWMDGKGAHSPNVMIDKCSCPNNCGLCSNHLSHSGLANMIVTNRCDLTCWYCFFYVKKGLEGAYMYEPDHTQVRGMMKTLKAERPIPGNSIQITGGEPMLREDIADVIKIMKEEGVDHVQMNTNGIRHAMDPEAAREVRLAGCNNLYLSFDGVTARTNPKNHWEIPYALDSCRKTGTTVVFVPTVIKSINDHELGGIIRYAQKNMDVVHAVNFQPVSLTGRMGKGEREKYRITVPDCIQRIEEQTNGEVTVDDWFPVPSCMPLTNVIEAFSSKPKYELSIHFACGAGTYIFEDAETKKFVPLTKFCDIQGMLELFEDKAEEIRSGKNKYFTMLEVVRKLKGFVDTKKQPAGLDLAKMFGNILMKRSFESIGSWHVKGLFLGMMHFQDKYNEDLERLQRCDIHYLTPDLRIVPFCAFNVIPEWYRDRIQKKYSITVEEWEQREGVKLEDGLYRGLMRRGAGDELAAGCAKSQMFHDAAQATM; encoded by the coding sequence ATGGCATTAATTCAGATTTCCAATCAATCAACTAAAAGTCTAGGAAAAAAATCAACCATTAGATTCACTCAAAGCATATGTCCTGATTGCAACATGATCTTGGATGCTGAGGTATTTGAGAGAGACGATAAAGTCTACATGTCAAAGATTTGCCCAACTCACGGTGAGTGTGAGGAATTATACTTTGGTTCTTATCAAATGTACAAAAAATTCAGTACCTATTGGATGGATGGCAAAGGTGCCCATTCTCCAAACGTAATGATTGACAAATGCTCATGTCCAAATAACTGTGGATTGTGCTCAAACCACCTATCTCACAGTGGATTGGCAAACATGATCGTAACTAACAGATGTGATTTAACATGTTGGTATTGCTTTTTCTATGTAAAGAAAGGTCTTGAAGGCGCTTACATGTATGAGCCAGACCATACCCAAGTAAGAGGTATGATGAAAACACTAAAGGCTGAAAGACCGATCCCAGGCAACTCCATCCAAATTACTGGTGGTGAACCAATGTTAAGAGAAGACATTGCTGATGTTATTAAAATTATGAAAGAAGAAGGCGTTGACCATGTCCAGATGAATACAAACGGTATCAGACATGCAATGGATCCAGAAGCAGCAAGAGAAGTCAGACTTGCTGGATGTAACAACTTGTATCTATCATTTGATGGTGTAACTGCAAGAACAAATCCAAAGAATCACTGGGAAATTCCTTATGCACTTGACAGTTGCAGAAAAACAGGTACTACTGTAGTATTTGTCCCAACTGTAATTAAATCGATTAACGATCATGAACTAGGTGGAATTATTCGATATGCACAAAAGAACATGGATGTAGTTCACGCTGTAAACTTCCAACCAGTATCTCTAACTGGAAGAATGGGTAAGGGAGAACGTGAAAAATATAGAATCACAGTTCCCGATTGTATTCAAAGAATTGAAGAGCAAACAAACGGTGAGGTAACAGTTGATGACTGGTTCCCAGTACCAAGTTGCATGCCACTAACCAATGTAATTGAAGCATTCTCTAGTAAACCAAAATATGAGTTATCTATTCACTTTGCTTGTGGTGCAGGTACATATATTTTCGAGGATGCAGAGACAAAGAAGTTCGTTCCACTAACTAAATTCTGTGACATTCAAGGAATGCTTGAACTATTTGAGGACAAAGCAGAAGAGATTCGTTCTGGTAAAAACAAATACTTTACAATGCTAGAAGTTGTAAGAAAACTCAAAGGATTTGTTGATACAAAGAAGCAACCAGCTGGATTAGACTTGGCAAAGATGTTTGGTAATATTTTGATGAAGAGATCCTTTGAATCAATTGGTTCATGGCATGTCAAAGGATTATTCTTAGGTATGATGCACTTTCAGGACAAATACAACGAAGACTTGGAAAGACTTCAAAGATGTGATATTCATTATTTGACACCAGATCTTAGAATTGTTCCATTTTGTGCATTTAATGTAATTCCAGAGTGGTACAGAGACAGAATTCAAAAGAAGTATTCCATTACAGTAGAGGAATGGGAGCAAAGAGAAGGAGTCAAACTAGAAGATGGTCTGTATCGTGGTCTAATGAGACGTGGAGCAGGAGATGAGCTTGCTGCTGGTTGTGCAAAGAGTCAGATGTTCCATGATGCTGCTCAAGCAACAATGTAA
- a CDS encoding transcription regulator, TrmB: MSDLNNKTERVDRMNISDKTRKSLEKIGLTSYEIRTFTSLLQSGELTAADLSQKSGVPYSKIYEVLGTLEEKGWIGSDDSRPTKYFAKSPSTGLETTKQKMQNEFLQNQNIILKELVPLYEKSGTSEKPDIWVLSGAINIASKILEMVESCRNEVMIALPEAGQELVRQALPKLRSLHDKGVKITILTSDKMDKDSIKAISRVATVKIKKGLFGGGIISDNRYVVILLGPEMKEMNTSDIVAIWADHTGLAGFARSYFEYLLKDSKMV; this comes from the coding sequence ATGTCTGATTTAAATAACAAAACGGAACGAGTAGATCGCATGAACATATCAGATAAGACAAGAAAGTCTCTAGAAAAGATAGGTCTTACTAGCTACGAAATTAGAACATTTACTTCATTGCTTCAATCTGGAGAATTGACAGCAGCTGATCTGAGTCAAAAATCAGGTGTTCCTTATTCAAAAATTTATGAGGTGTTAGGAACGCTAGAAGAAAAAGGATGGATAGGCTCTGATGATTCCAGACCAACAAAATATTTTGCAAAATCACCATCAACAGGATTAGAAACAACAAAACAAAAGATGCAAAATGAGTTTTTACAAAATCAAAACATTATTTTAAAAGAACTAGTACCATTATATGAAAAAAGTGGAACTAGTGAGAAACCAGACATATGGGTATTATCCGGTGCGATAAATATTGCCTCAAAAATTTTAGAGATGGTTGAATCTTGCAGAAATGAGGTAATGATTGCATTGCCTGAAGCAGGACAGGAACTAGTAAGACAGGCATTACCAAAATTAAGATCACTTCATGATAAAGGGGTAAAAATTACAATATTGACATCAGATAAAATGGATAAAGATTCCATCAAAGCAATAAGCAGAGTTGCGACAGTAAAAATCAAAAAAGGACTTTTTGGAGGAGGGATAATTTCAGATAACAGATATGTCGTGATTTTACTTGGTCCTGAAATGAAAGAGATGAATACGTCAGATATAGTAGCAATATGGGCAGATCACACAGGATTGGCTGGATTTGCACGATCATACTTTGAATATTTATTAAAAGATTCAAAGATGGTATAG
- a CDS encoding DtxR family iron dependent repressor — translation MDAINDDNDETLFVGTAEAEHVEMYLKAIWHIKERGEDVKISTIAKMLNVRQPSVVQMLKKLNEKNLVNYNKAGVTLTQDGERIGSSMMRNSRLLEVLMDSALKVAIDEEMVCGIEHHMNKQFTDALCTMLKHPRKCPHDHEIPMGECCKSA, via the coding sequence ATGGATGCAATAAATGATGATAACGATGAAACTCTTTTTGTAGGTACTGCAGAAGCAGAACATGTTGAAATGTATCTAAAGGCAATTTGGCATATCAAAGAGAGGGGCGAAGATGTTAAAATCAGCACAATTGCAAAAATGCTCAATGTTAGACAACCAAGTGTTGTACAAATGCTTAAAAAACTAAATGAGAAGAATCTTGTAAATTACAACAAAGCAGGTGTAACTCTCACTCAAGATGGAGAAAGGATTGGCTCTAGTATGATGAGAAACAGTAGATTGTTGGAGGTTTTAATGGATAGTGCATTAAAAGTTGCAATTGATGAGGAGATGGTATGTGGAATTGAGCATCATATGAATAAACAATTTACAGATGCCCTTTGTACAATGTTAAAACATCCAAGAAAATGTCCACATGATCATGAAATCCCAATGGGCGAGTGCTGTAAATCAGCTTAA
- a CDS encoding hypothetical protein (hypothetical protein Nmar_0112): MACFCGCESWQKNDDGFRVACVKCGHGPQNHDEEFRASARKNETQSQKRDADFG; this comes from the coding sequence ATGGCATGTTTTTGTGGCTGCGAGAGTTGGCAAAAAAATGATGATGGTTTTAGAGTAGCGTGTGTCAAATGCGGTCATGGACCTCAAAATCATGATGAAGAGTTTAGAGCTTCAGCAAGAAAGAATGAAACACAAAGTCAAAAACGCGACGCAGATTTTGGATAG
- a CDS encoding hypothetical protein (hypothetical protein Nmar_0111), producing MIFHIMKSLTEYLTFNVKTRRAILNITPEIKKLVLKSKVQEGLCLVNAMHISASVFINDDESGLHQDFEKWLESLAPHEPINQYQHNNTGEDNADAHLKRQIMGREVVVAITNGKLDFGPWEQIFYGEFDGKRSKRVLVKIIGE from the coding sequence ATGATATTTCATATCATGAAATCTTTAACTGAATATCTTACTTTTAATGTAAAAACACGTCGGGCAATTCTCAATATCACACCTGAAATAAAAAAACTAGTTCTCAAAAGCAAAGTTCAGGAAGGACTGTGTCTTGTAAATGCAATGCACATCTCTGCAAGTGTTTTCATAAACGACGATGAAAGTGGATTACATCAAGATTTTGAAAAATGGTTAGAATCGCTTGCGCCTCACGAACCAATCAATCAATATCAACACAACAATACTGGTGAGGATAACGCAGATGCACATCTAAAGCGACAAATTATGGGAAGAGAAGTCGTTGTTGCAATTACTAATGGCAAATTAGATTTTGGTCCATGGGAACAAATTTTCTACGGGGAATTTGATGGGAAAAGGTCTAAGAGAGTTTTAGTTAAAATTATTGGCGAATAA
- a CDS encoding hypothetical protein (hypothetical protein Nmar_0110), with product MVSIDTPASLESFRRFVIGSTCRSYAPRSYLEDPEVFAEREDSLGSIYVEAADKVTLKKVRDITFVNARDILGIIYNSKSGNTALKWRQLRKNNGKVVGEASANSLTNLAESGVLTLDWVENYLKKKTEETKKVTS from the coding sequence ATGGTTTCAATTGATACTCCTGCTTCATTGGAAAGTTTTAGAAGATTTGTGATTGGCAGTACATGTCGTTCATATGCTCCAAGAAGTTATTTGGAGGATCCTGAGGTATTTGCTGAAAGAGAAGACAGTTTAGGTTCAATTTATGTCGAGGCTGCAGATAAAGTAACTTTGAAAAAAGTAAGAGACATCACGTTTGTCAATGCCAGAGATATTCTCGGAATTATTTATAATTCAAAGAGTGGAAATACTGCATTAAAGTGGCGTCAACTAAGAAAGAATAATGGAAAAGTGGTAGGTGAAGCATCTGCAAATTCTTTGACCAATTTAGCTGAATCAGGTGTTCTTACTTTGGATTGGGTTGAAAATTATCTCAAGAAAAAAACAGAAGAGACTAAAAAAGTCACAAGCTAA
- a CDS encoding eRF1 domain-containing 1 protein produces the protein MITKAIDDNSISVMPEDSDDLLTLRRVIREGDRIVGDTTRVIKLEKDYARPDKGERIRVRIALNVEKISLDDVLDRLRIGGTILESSNESVPHGSHHSFILKINDGITITKKKWLPIEKNLIESNNKQIGFVLVAIDTGDCGIARLRGTHLEFIPNIYSGSGGKRYKTNFNIEKFFEQIQQALISIIKDTDSIIIFGPGETKKRFSNFLLRSQNAQKYKIQIAEGIDSGGEDGIYTFTKSQTMKEIMSESKLAKVSSIIDEIMLRANKKSRKFTMGFEETLKANQYGAVELLVFSDKAIQTNDEKQVIELLNDAESKGVKTFSVDSSTDIGLRVIGLGGIVSLLRYAVES, from the coding sequence ATGATTACAAAAGCAATTGATGACAATTCAATCTCTGTAATGCCAGAAGATTCTGATGATCTGTTAACTTTACGTCGTGTAATCAGAGAAGGAGATAGAATTGTAGGTGATACTACCAGAGTCATAAAATTAGAGAAAGATTATGCAAGACCTGACAAAGGAGAAAGAATTAGAGTGAGAATTGCATTAAATGTAGAAAAAATATCATTAGATGATGTTTTAGATAGATTAAGAATTGGAGGAACAATACTAGAATCAAGTAATGAATCTGTCCCTCATGGTTCACATCATTCATTTATTCTAAAAATAAATGACGGCATTACAATTACAAAGAAAAAATGGTTACCAATTGAAAAAAATTTAATTGAATCAAACAATAAACAAATAGGATTTGTTTTAGTTGCAATTGACACAGGAGATTGTGGTATTGCAAGACTACGAGGAACACATCTAGAATTTATTCCAAATATTTATTCAGGATCGGGAGGAAAAAGATACAAAACAAATTTCAATATCGAAAAATTCTTTGAGCAAATTCAGCAGGCATTAATTTCTATTATCAAAGATACAGATTCTATAATTATTTTCGGTCCAGGAGAAACAAAGAAAAGATTTTCAAATTTTCTTTTAAGATCTCAGAATGCACAAAAATATAAAATTCAGATTGCAGAAGGAATTGATTCTGGTGGGGAGGATGGAATTTACACATTTACCAAATCACAAACTATGAAGGAGATAATGTCAGAGAGTAAACTTGCCAAAGTATCTTCAATTATTGATGAGATTATGCTCAGAGCAAACAAAAAGAGTAGAAAGTTTACCATGGGTTTTGAGGAAACACTAAAAGCTAATCAATACGGAGCTGTTGAATTACTTGTTTTTTCAGATAAGGCAATTCAAACAAATGATGAGAAACAAGTCATAGAGCTTCTCAATGATGCTGAAAGTAAGGGGGTAAAAACATTCAGTGTAGATTCATCAACAGATATTGGTCTGAGGGTTATAGGATTAGGAGGAATAGTTTCTTTGTTACGCTACGCAGTAGAATCCTAA
- a CDS encoding CutA1 divalent ion tolerance protein yields the protein MKPIMIISTYPNKNSITKIANELVKDKIVACVNITKISSIYSWKEKIENTSEYLALFKTTQKNKKYLKEKIKSTHPYDVPEIIEIDIMSINKSYLQWLVKSTI from the coding sequence ATGAAGCCAATCATGATAATTTCAACTTATCCTAACAAAAACTCCATAACAAAAATTGCAAATGAGTTAGTTAAAGACAAAATTGTTGCATGTGTGAATATTACCAAAATTTCATCAATTTATTCTTGGAAAGAAAAAATTGAAAATACATCAGAATATCTTGCATTATTCAAAACCACTCAAAAAAATAAAAAATATCTCAAAGAAAAAATTAAATCAACTCATCCTTATGATGTCCCAGAAATTATTGAAATTGACATAATGTCCATAAACAAATCATATCTTCAATGGTTAGTAAAATCTACAATTTAG